From the Rhizobium sp. ARZ01 genome, the window ACCTTGACGGGGGCTTCGACCACTAACGCCACCGGCAACGCGCTCGACAACGTGCTGACCGGCAATGATGCCGCAAACATCCTTTCTGGCGGTGCAGGCAAGGACACGCTGATCGGCGGGCGCGGCAACGACAGCTACTACGTCGACAATGTGTCCGATCTCGTGAGGGAAGCATCCGGCGCCGGCACGGATACGGTCTATTCCACCGTGTCGCTCACGCTCGCCGACAACGTGGAGAGACTTGTCCTGCAAGCCAAGGCCGGAACCGCGATCGGCAACGCACTGGTCAACATCCTGACCGGCAACGCCTATGCCAATTTGCTCGACGGGCGCGCCGGCGCCGATCGCATGGTGGGCGGAGCCGGCAACGACACCTACATCGTCGATAACGCGCGCGACAGCGTGCGGGAAAAGGCCGGAGAAGGCACCGACCTCGTCAAGTCGTCGGTCGGCTTCACGCTCGGCGACAATCTCGAGCACCTGCTGCTGACTGGAACGAGCGCCATTGCCGGTACCGGCAACGCGCTTTCGAACAGTATCACCGGCAATGCCGGTGCCAACATCCTCAAGGGGGAGGGCGGAGCAGACCGGTTGAACGGCGGCAGCGGGGCAGATGTGCTTTATGGCGGCAGCCGCAACGACTTGCTGATCGGCGGCGCAGGCGCGGATCGGCTTTCAGGAAATTCGGGAGCCGACACTTTCGTCTTCAGCGCCGCGAGCGGCCACGACACGATCACCGATTTCAGCACCGTCAGCGATGTCATCGATCTGTCGGCAATCTCGGAGATCACCAGCTTCAGCGACCTGAAAGCCCAACACCTCAGCGACGCCGGCAGCTACCTTCTGCTGACGTGGAACAGCGGCGCCAACTCGCTGAAGATTGCCGGGATAGCGTCCGTCAAGGAATTGTCGGCCGGGGACTTCATCTTCGCCTGACCCAAAGCCCATCGCGGAAGCCGCCCGGACGATCACTAGGGCGGCTTCCGGAGCAACGTCGATTTTTACCCCGCTATCCGTCTAGTTCGGACAGCAGCTCGGCTGCTCTGCCGGCGCTTGTGTGGCGTACCTCGGCATCGTGGCGACGCTCGGAAAAGATCGCGGTCGCCATCAGCTTTTCGGCGAGATCGGCCGGCAGCGACAGGACAACCCGTTCGTCGTCCTTGTGGATGCCGCCGAGCTCGGAATGCCGCCCGGTGATCATGCCGCCGGCAACCGTGTTGTGGGTGTCGGGGTCGATCAGGATGAAGGCGCCGGTCGTGCGGTTCTGCTCGTAGGTGTCGAAGATCGCCTGCTCGTCGAAGGTCAGCGCCACCTTGCCGATCGCGTTCATCGACAGTGTCTCGATGGCGCTCCACTTGCCAGACTTGAGATCGAGCTGGCTTGTCGGAGCGACGGTCACGCGCTGGCGGCGGCTGCCGCTCTTCAGCCAGTAGCGCTTGCCCGGTTCGATGCCGTCGGGCTGCAGCGCGACGATCTGGGCGTCGAACTTGCGCCCCGTCATCGGCTGGCTGTCGAGCGAGACGATCATGTCGCCGCGCGAAACGTCGACCTGGCGGTCGAGCACCAGCGTGATCGCATCGCCGGCGACGGCGGCATTGCGCACGAGGTCGAAGGTAACGATCTGCTTGACATTGGCGATCATGCCGGACGGCAGCACAACGACGCTGTCGCCGGGTTTGACCGCGCCGCCGGCGACCGTGCCCTGATAGCCGCGGAAGCTTTCGCCCGGGCGCGAGACGCGCTGCACTGGCAGGCGGAAGCCGACGGTCTGGTTGGAGCGGACCGTCGCCTTCTCCAGCGTCTCGACCAGCGTCGGCCCTTCGTACCAGGGCATGGAGGCGCGGCCGTCATAGACGACGTTCTCGCCCTTCAGCGCCGAGACAGGGATGGCGGTGACCTGCTTGACGCCGAGCGACAGCGCCAGTTCCCTGAACTCGTGGCTGATCTCCTCGAAGCGGGTGCGGTCATAGCCGGTCAGGTCGATCTTGTTGACGGCCAGCACGAACTGACGGATGCCCATCAACGTCGCGATGGTGGCGTGCCGGCGCGTCTGTTCAAGGAGGCCGACGCGGGCATCCACCAACAGCACGGCGAGGTCGGCCGTCGAGGCGCCGGTCGCCATGTTGCGGGTGTACTGCTCATGGCCGGGCGTGTCGGCGACGATGAAGGAGCGGCGGTCGGTCGAGAAGTAGCGATAGGCCACGTCGATGGTGATGCCCTGTTCGCGCTCGGCCTGGAGACCGTCGAGCAATAGCGCGAAATCTGGCAGGCCGAGATCGTTCTGCTTGCCGGAGGAATCACGCTTCAGCGTCGCGGCCTGGTCTTCCTTGACCGCCTTGGTGTCCCAGAGCAGGCGGCCAATCAGCGTCGATTTGCCGTCATCGACGCTGCCGCAGGTTATGAGCCGCAGCGGGCGCGAGTCGCGCGTAACACGCTCGGCTTCGGGGGCCGGAAAGGCGATGACGGTTGCGGTGGCGGATGCGGTCATCTCAGAAATACCCTTCGCGCTTCTTCTTTTCCATGGACCCGGACTGGTCGCGGTCGATGGCGCGGCCCTGGCGTTCGGAAACGGTTGCGGTTTCGAGCTCGGAAATGATCTCGTCGAGCGTCGTGGCGGTGGAGCGGATGGCGCCGGTCAGCGGGAAGCAGCCAAGCGTGCGGAAGCGGATCAGGCCCTCCTGCCTGGTCTCGCCGGGAAGCATTTCAAGGCGGGGATCTTCGGCGAGGATCATCATGCCGTCGCGCTCGACGTACGGGCGCTTCTCAGCGAAATAAAGGGGAACGATCGGGATGTTCTCGGCCTGGATGTAGCGCCAGATGTCGACTTCGGTCCAGTTGGAGAGCGGGAAGGCGCGCACGCTCTCGCCCTTGTTGATCATGCCGTTGTAGACGTTCCAGAGTTCCGGGCGCTGGTTGCGCGGATCCCAGCGATGGTCAGGCGTGCGGAACGAGTAGATGCGTTCCTTGGCGCGCGAGGCTTCCTCGTCGCGGCGCGCACCGCCGAAGGCGGCGTCATACTTTCCGGAGTCGAGCGCCTGGCGCAGCGCCTCAGTCTTCATGATGTCGGTGTAGCGGGCCGAGCCGTGCGTGAACGGGGTGACGTTCTCCGCCGCCCCGCGCGGGTTGACGTGCTCGATCAGGTCGAGATCGTAGCTCTCCACGATCTCGTCGCGAAAGGCGATCATCTCGGCGAATTTCCAGCCGGTGTTGACGTGCAGAAGCGGGAAGGGGACGCGGCCCGGATGGAAGGCCTTGCGCGCCAAGTGCAGAAGGACAGAGCTATCCTTGCCGATCGAGTAAAGCATCACCGGCCGTTCGAATTCGGCGGCAACCTCGCGGAAGATATGGATGGCTTCGTTTTCGAGCGCCTTGAGATGCGGATCGAGCGGTGGCTTGGCGGCGGTTGCGCCCTTGGCCTCCGCCTCGTTGCGGATATCGGACATTCCTAATCGTCTCCAGAAATCGTTCGGCCGGGAGGAGGCCTAGAGCGAACTTGAATTGAGCGAGGGTATGGCAGTCTCGGGAACGTGAAGGCCGCATTCGCGCTTCTCGTCGTTTTCCCACCACCAGCGGCCGGCGCGCTCCGGCTCGCCGGGCTTGATCGCCCGCGTGCAGGGCTCGCAGCCGATCGAGGGGTAGCCGCGCACGTGCAGCGGATTCACCGGCACGGCGTTGTCGGCCACATGGGCCCGGATCGCCTCGAGGTCCCAGTCGGCCAGCGGATTGACCTTGATGAGGTTGCGCTCCGCGTCGAACTCGGCAAACGGCGTGTCCGCCCGGTTGCCCGACTGGCCGCGGCGCAGGCCGGTGATCCATATGGATGCCCCTTCAAGCGCCTTCGCAAGCGGCTTCAGCTTGCGCGCGCCGCAGCAGGCATGGCGCGCCTCGACGCTCTCGTAGAAGCCGTTCATGCCAAACCGGGCGGCAAAGTCGTCGATATCGTTTTGGCTTGGATGGAAGCGGATGATCTCGATGCCAAAACGCTCTTCCGTTTCGCCGATCAAGTCGGAGGTTTCCTTGAAGAGCCGACCGGTATCGAGCGTCGACACCTCGATCGACAGGCGATTGAGGCCGATCTCGGCCGTGATGACCTGATCCTCAATTCCGAGACTGGTGGTGAAGACCGCCTTGCCGTCCAGGCCTGCGACGAGCGCAAGCCGTCCAGCAAGATCGAGCCCTTCGAGCTGCCGGTTGAGCGCTTTTGCAGTGGTTTCAAGTTGCGATGCCATGGACAGAAAATCCTGATGTTGTCCGCGGAATATCGCAGCCGAAGCTGTGCAGGGACAGGAAAACGGATTTCTAATGCCGCCCGGAGAGAGCAAATATCTCTCTATTCCCAGCCGATCAAAGAATAGGGGCAGGGGCAAGCATTAATGACTAAGTCTATAAAAACTATAGAGTTTTATCTTGGTTGTGCGGTGCGTGGGGCGATGCATCAGGTGGGGAACATGCCATTGCGATCGTCGATCGTGCCGGATGGATCTCGCCGTGATCCCGAGGTGCCTGGTCCCGGGCAGAATTTTATAATATGACAAGAAAACTCATATTTTGGCCGATACAAACTTGACAAAAATAATCACCTTTAATAGCGGAGTTTTCGTGTTCAATTTTTGCCTTTGGGGGACAAGCTCATGGCGATCACGATTACCGCCTACGATACCGACAAGAATGGCACCGGTGTCGATGTTCTCAGCTATCTCAGCAGATTCGATGCGACCTTCGTCCCGAGTGGCCGGGGTCAGTTTTCCGGAGCTGACGGCATGTCCGGCAAGCAGTACGCCCTTTTCGACGCCAAGGCGACGGGGCTCGTCTTCGATGCGGGCAAGACCAACTGGGCCTACGATATCAACACCCATCAGGTGACGGGGTCTCTCAGCGCATTACGCTTCGGCACGAGCACGAAGCTCGATGCCGCAAGCCGTACCTTCAAGCAGACGACCGATTTGAAGATCAGCGGCCTTGGCCTGGAAAACGCCACCGATGCCAACGCGCTGCGCGCCAGTCTGTCGGCGGCGGACACCAAGGGGCTGCTCGATCTCTTGAAGAAGAACAGCATCAACTTTGTCGGTAGCACCGGCAAGGACGTGTTCAAGAGCTTCGACAAGAATGACGTGCTGAACGGTGGCGCCGGCGACGACACGCTCTTTGGTCAAGGCGGCAACGACACCGTCAAGGGCGGCACGGAAAATGACAAGCTCTATGGCGGTACCGGCAATGATGTGCTGTACGGTGAGGCCGGCAACGACGCGATCAACGGCGAGTCCGGCAATGACACGATCAACGGCGGTGCGGGCGCGGACAAGTTCGATGGTGGCGCGGGAATCGACACGGCATCCTACGCTGGTGCGACGAACGGCGTTGTCGCCAACCTCGCCAAGGCATCGCTCAACACCAACGATGCGAAGGGCGACACCTACGTGTCGATCGAGAACCTGACCGGTTCGAGCTACGCCGACAAGCTTTACGGCAACAGCGCTGCTAACACGATAAACGGCGGCAGCGGCAACGACGCACTCGATGGCGGCGCCGGCAACGACATGCTGATCGGCGGCGCGGGCGCGGACAAGCTCAATGGCGGCGCGGGTACCGACACGGCATCCTATGCCGGTGCGACGAAGGGCGTTGTCGCCAGCCTGGCCAAGGTATCGCTCAACTCCAACGATGCGAAGGGCGACACTTACGTCTCCATTGAGAACCTGACCGGTTCGAGCTACGCCGACAAGCTTTACGGCAACAGCGCTGCTAACACGATAAACGGCGGCAGCGGCAACGACGCACTCGATGGCGGTGCCGGCAACGACACGCTGATCGGCGGTGCTGGTGCGGACAAGCTGAATGGCGGTGCGGGTACCGACACGGCATCCTATACCGGTGCGACGAAGGGCGTTGTCGCCAGCCTTGCCAAGATATCCGCCAACACCAACGATGCGAAGGGCGACACTTACGTCTCCATTGAGAACCTGACCGGTTCGAGCTACGCCGACAAGCTGACGGGGAACAGCGGTGCGAACAAGATCAACGGCGGCAAGGGCAACGACACGCTGACCGGTGGCGGCGGGGCCGACGACTTCGTGTTTGCCAAGGGTTACGGCAAGGACACGATCACGGACTTCCAGAACAACATCGACGATATCGATCTTCGGTCCTATGGTTTTTCGTCGGTCAGTTCGGTTCTGAAAAAGGCCGCGCAGGTGGGAACGGACGTCCACATCAAAATCAGCAGCACCGACATCATCGTCCTTGACGACTTCAAGCTCAAGGATCTCGACGCGAGCGATTTCCTGCTCTGAGCGCTCGAGTCTAAGTGTGTCGGCAAATCAAGAGGGGCGGCATCAGCCGCCCCTTTCCGTTTCAAACTATGCAATGCTTGCCTGGCGCCAAAGGCACCCATGCTTTTGCATTTGTCCGTATTGCCCTAAAGTCCCCTCTGCGGGCCGCCGCTGAAGGTTTATTCGCGTTCGGATGCAACTGACGATGGTGCGCAGGATGCGTGATCGACCGCCTCTAAAGCCGATATTGAGGTGCCTGTCGCATTTCCTGCCGCGGGGTTTTGGCGA encodes:
- the cysN gene encoding sulfate adenylyltransferase subunit CysN encodes the protein MTASATATVIAFPAPEAERVTRDSRPLRLITCGSVDDGKSTLIGRLLWDTKAVKEDQAATLKRDSSGKQNDLGLPDFALLLDGLQAEREQGITIDVAYRYFSTDRRSFIVADTPGHEQYTRNMATGASTADLAVLLVDARVGLLEQTRRHATIATLMGIRQFVLAVNKIDLTGYDRTRFEEISHEFRELALSLGVKQVTAIPVSALKGENVVYDGRASMPWYEGPTLVETLEKATVRSNQTVGFRLPVQRVSRPGESFRGYQGTVAGGAVKPGDSVVVLPSGMIANVKQIVTFDLVRNAAVAGDAITLVLDRQVDVSRGDMIVSLDSQPMTGRKFDAQIVALQPDGIEPGKRYWLKSGSRRQRVTVAPTSQLDLKSGKWSAIETLSMNAIGKVALTFDEQAIFDTYEQNRTTGAFILIDPDTHNTVAGGMITGRHSELGGIHKDDERVVLSLPADLAEKLMATAIFSERRHDAEVRHTSAGRAAELLSELDG
- the cysD gene encoding sulfate adenylyltransferase subunit CysD; the protein is MSDIRNEAEAKGATAAKPPLDPHLKALENEAIHIFREVAAEFERPVMLYSIGKDSSVLLHLARKAFHPGRVPFPLLHVNTGWKFAEMIAFRDEIVESYDLDLIEHVNPRGAAENVTPFTHGSARYTDIMKTEALRQALDSGKYDAAFGGARRDEEASRAKERIYSFRTPDHRWDPRNQRPELWNVYNGMINKGESVRAFPLSNWTEVDIWRYIQAENIPIVPLYFAEKRPYVERDGMMILAEDPRLEMLPGETRQEGLIRFRTLGCFPLTGAIRSTATTLDEIISELETATVSERQGRAIDRDQSGSMEKKKREGYF
- a CDS encoding phosphoadenylyl-sulfate reductase, giving the protein MASQLETTAKALNRQLEGLDLAGRLALVAGLDGKAVFTTSLGIEDQVITAEIGLNRLSIEVSTLDTGRLFKETSDLIGETEERFGIEIIRFHPSQNDIDDFAARFGMNGFYESVEARHACCGARKLKPLAKALEGASIWITGLRRGQSGNRADTPFAEFDAERNLIKVNPLADWDLEAIRAHVADNAVPVNPLHVRGYPSIGCEPCTRAIKPGEPERAGRWWWENDEKRECGLHVPETAIPSLNSSSL
- a CDS encoding calcium-binding protein produces the protein MAITITAYDTDKNGTGVDVLSYLSRFDATFVPSGRGQFSGADGMSGKQYALFDAKATGLVFDAGKTNWAYDINTHQVTGSLSALRFGTSTKLDAASRTFKQTTDLKISGLGLENATDANALRASLSAADTKGLLDLLKKNSINFVGSTGKDVFKSFDKNDVLNGGAGDDTLFGQGGNDTVKGGTENDKLYGGTGNDVLYGEAGNDAINGESGNDTINGGAGADKFDGGAGIDTASYAGATNGVVANLAKASLNTNDAKGDTYVSIENLTGSSYADKLYGNSAANTINGGSGNDALDGGAGNDMLIGGAGADKLNGGAGTDTASYAGATKGVVASLAKVSLNSNDAKGDTYVSIENLTGSSYADKLYGNSAANTINGGSGNDALDGGAGNDTLIGGAGADKLNGGAGTDTASYTGATKGVVASLAKISANTNDAKGDTYVSIENLTGSSYADKLTGNSGANKINGGKGNDTLTGGGGADDFVFAKGYGKDTITDFQNNIDDIDLRSYGFSSVSSVLKKAAQVGTDVHIKISSTDIIVLDDFKLKDLDASDFLL